A window from Sulfoacidibacillus ferrooxidans encodes these proteins:
- a CDS encoding DedA family protein, which produces MHLHVHTMLQHYGYFGVFIILLLEMVGIPFPAETTLTLSGIEWSNRIFHLFPLILFASLGNMIGSTISFWIGRLLGRPLIIRYGKYVGITNERLDKANHLFYHRQNWIVVIGKFIAGIRVLIPYLAGMNNMNFIVFSLYNSISAIIWVSAFIILGRYIGIEWTLYHQIFHQYLVPSIIVLVIVSAMVVGVKIRSRKTHT; this is translated from the coding sequence ATGCACTTACATGTACATACCATGTTGCAACATTATGGTTATTTCGGAGTGTTTATTATACTACTTTTGGAAATGGTGGGTATTCCGTTTCCAGCTGAAACGACGCTCACTCTATCAGGAATTGAATGGTCCAATCGGATATTTCATTTATTTCCACTAATACTCTTTGCAAGTCTCGGTAATATGATCGGTTCCACCATATCATTTTGGATCGGTCGTCTACTTGGCCGCCCACTGATTATTCGATACGGGAAATATGTGGGTATAACAAATGAAAGATTAGACAAGGCAAATCATCTATTTTACCATCGCCAAAATTGGATTGTTGTCATTGGTAAATTTATCGCGGGGATTCGTGTACTCATTCCTTATCTAGCAGGGATGAATAATATGAACTTTATTGTATTTTCCTTGTATAATTCAATCAGTGCAATCATCTGGGTGAGTGCATTTATCATACTTGGAAGATACATCGGAATTGAATGGACTCTATATCATCAGATTTTTCATCAGTACTTAGTGCCTAGTATCATTGTCTTAGTGATCGTCTCTGCTATGGTGGTTGGAGTAAAAATTCGCAGTAGAAAAACTCACACATAG
- a CDS encoding RnfABCDGE type electron transport complex subunit D produces the protein MNTTRTMHHEQNSIRRFLKTPKGTAFTILAGLTLIASLRPEDHSGLVNALVAVVTGLIVDNVVAFLQKRKSFFSDGAIITGLIIADVLSHATPLYLVAATTIVALLSKHILKVGRKPIFNPAAFGLLMAVWVFHTGESWWGSLALLPTWLTVVVIVLGLLVTVKVNKFPQVAAFLGTYFTLLLVMAVLHVGLPSDTPADALRIPFVNTALFLSFFMLTDPPTSPAPYVQQIVFGILVAVVSTAIFAFIGGLTYLLVGLLVANLYKAVWARLFSRWNRTQKPRSTGYVSKLS, from the coding sequence ATGAATACGACTCGTACCATGCATCACGAGCAAAATTCAATTCGGAGATTTTTAAAAACACCTAAAGGAACTGCTTTTACCATCTTAGCTGGGCTGACGTTAATTGCATCTCTTCGCCCAGAGGACCACAGTGGACTCGTAAACGCCCTGGTTGCTGTGGTAACTGGACTCATCGTCGATAACGTTGTTGCATTTTTGCAAAAGAGAAAATCTTTTTTCTCAGATGGTGCAATCATTACTGGACTTATCATAGCGGACGTGTTGAGCCACGCAACACCCCTATATCTTGTGGCTGCTACGACGATTGTCGCTCTTTTATCCAAACACATCCTTAAGGTAGGGAGAAAGCCTATTTTTAATCCTGCTGCGTTCGGACTGCTCATGGCTGTTTGGGTCTTTCACACAGGAGAGAGTTGGTGGGGAAGTCTCGCGCTACTACCTACTTGGTTGACGGTGGTTGTGATCGTTCTGGGCCTCCTAGTAACTGTGAAGGTCAATAAATTTCCACAAGTGGCTGCATTTTTGGGGACGTACTTCACGTTATTATTGGTAATGGCAGTTTTGCACGTAGGTTTGCCATCTGATACACCTGCGGACGCTTTGCGCATTCCATTTGTCAATACCGCTCTTTTTCTGTCCTTTTTCATGTTGACCGATCCACCAACCTCACCGGCACCGTATGTACAACAAATCGTATTTGGAATTCTTGTGGCAGTAGTATCAACAGCCATTTTTGCTTTTATCGGAGGACTGACGTACTTGCTTGTCGGCTTATTAGTTGCTAACTTATATAAAGCAGTCTGGGCTCGCTTGTTCAGTCGCTGGAATCGTACTCAGAAACCAAGATCTACTGGATACGTATCTAAGCTTTCATGA
- a CDS encoding FAD:protein FMN transferase produces the protein MRQMLHVEESRLLMGTVVSIEVVGKGSESQHHEGIDHAFEAIRFVEEACSRFDDRSALRELCRHPGEWVQVPDVLFEALRIALEVSDLTDGAFDPTIGATLARHGFTRHYLTGDVAESTETDSTVTYRDISLDQTTRKVLLHKPMLLDLGAIAKGLAIDVAAGALQGWEGYAINAGGDIYLQGIDPTGNPWTVGIQHPLIRDERIAWLQATDLAICTSGSYERRSPLDHTVHHIFNPLGMPSGTPMVSCTVIAPLAVLADAVSTAAFLLGSDKALEFVDEAELAGLCIDEQLSISMTQSMRRYLL, from the coding sequence ATGCGACAAATGTTGCACGTAGAAGAATCGCGACTCTTGATGGGTACTGTAGTTTCTATCGAAGTGGTAGGAAAAGGATCAGAGAGTCAGCATCACGAGGGGATTGATCATGCTTTTGAGGCAATTCGATTTGTAGAAGAGGCTTGCAGTCGGTTTGATGATCGTAGTGCACTACGCGAATTGTGTCGCCACCCAGGGGAGTGGGTACAAGTCCCTGATGTTCTCTTTGAAGCACTGCGTATTGCGTTAGAAGTGAGTGATCTCACAGATGGTGCTTTTGATCCCACGATTGGAGCAACTCTTGCTCGGCATGGATTCACTCGCCACTATCTGACAGGAGATGTGGCAGAGTCAACAGAGACTGATTCGACGGTCACTTACCGCGATATCTCGCTTGATCAAACTACGCGTAAAGTGTTGCTCCATAAGCCAATGCTCCTAGATCTTGGTGCGATTGCGAAGGGCTTAGCCATTGACGTGGCAGCAGGTGCTTTACAAGGCTGGGAGGGTTATGCCATCAATGCTGGAGGTGATATTTACTTACAGGGGATCGATCCGACAGGGAATCCTTGGACAGTAGGCATTCAGCATCCGCTAATTAGAGACGAACGAATCGCATGGTTACAAGCGACAGATCTAGCGATTTGCACATCTGGAAGCTATGAAAGACGTAGTCCGCTTGATCATACAGTTCATCATATTTTCAATCCATTAGGAATGCCGTCTGGTACTCCAATGGTGAGTTGTACAGTCATAGCTCCACTTGCGGTATTGGCAGACGCAGTATCCACCGCTGCTTTTCTACTCGGTTCAGATAAAGCGCTGGAGTTTGTAGATGAGGCAGAATTGGCAGGGCTTTGTATCGACGAACAACTTTCTATTTCCATGACACAGTCCATGAGGAGATATTTGTTATGA
- a CDS encoding response regulator: protein MPRILVVEDDVFLREAICELLNDEQYESTPCMDGEVAIHLAISGSYDLILLDGLLPDLDGWGGSYTPS, encoded by the coding sequence ATGCCAAGGATCTTGGTAGTAGAAGATGATGTATTTCTTAGGGAGGCTATTTGTGAACTCTTGAATGATGAGCAATATGAAAGTACACCTTGTATGGACGGCGAAGTAGCTATTCATCTGGCAATAAGCGGATCGTACGATTTAATTTTATTAGATGGATTGTTACCAGATCTTGACGGATGGGGGGGCAGCTACACTCCGTCGTAA
- a CDS encoding PLP-dependent aminotransferase family protein codes for MDDQFTKQVMTHKTSAVGELLKLAQTDEVISFAGGLPAEEFFPVEALKQAFERVFRMGNKALQYGLTEGYTPLREQISQRLMHRNIRVSSDEMLLTTGSQQAVDLVAKVYLEPGAVILTENPTYLVALQAFRYYSVQIIPVLSDEKGMDPEDLAAKIEKYHPKLVYVIPTFANPTGWIWDTSRRVNLIEECDRNHVLILEDDPYGEIKFAPNDYYPSMMSLAQQAGSDCVLYTSTFSKTVVPALRIGWICGNRTLIKAMIHAKQGADLHSSSLDQQALFQLLDHYDLNAHILTISAEYQRRMQLMITLLHQQRLGQVNWTEPKGGMFLWLELAEELDTEMVLKHALQEGVAFVPGHEFYVGSPQKNTLRLNFSHTSVEEMPAGVERLGRAIHQSLSSVR; via the coding sequence GTGGATGATCAGTTCACGAAACAGGTAATGACTCATAAGACTTCAGCTGTCGGTGAGTTACTCAAATTAGCTCAGACAGATGAAGTCATTTCATTTGCAGGAGGATTGCCTGCTGAAGAATTTTTTCCTGTTGAAGCACTAAAACAGGCTTTTGAGAGAGTATTTAGGATGGGTAATAAAGCATTGCAATATGGATTGACAGAAGGGTATACGCCGCTACGTGAACAGATCAGCCAACGCTTAATGCACCGTAATATACGTGTCAGCTCAGATGAAATGCTTCTTACGACAGGATCACAGCAAGCGGTTGACCTGGTTGCTAAGGTCTATTTAGAACCGGGGGCGGTTATTCTTACAGAAAACCCCACCTATCTTGTCGCTCTGCAAGCATTCCGTTACTATTCTGTTCAGATTATACCCGTTTTAAGTGATGAGAAAGGCATGGATCCTGAAGATCTTGCTGCCAAAATTGAAAAATATCACCCTAAGTTAGTGTATGTCATTCCTACTTTCGCCAATCCTACTGGTTGGATATGGGATACTTCACGACGCGTGAATCTTATCGAAGAGTGCGATAGAAATCATGTCCTTATTTTAGAAGATGATCCCTATGGAGAAATTAAATTTGCTCCAAACGATTACTATCCATCGATGATGTCTCTTGCACAGCAGGCCGGGAGCGACTGTGTCCTCTATACTAGTACTTTTTCAAAAACTGTTGTGCCCGCGCTACGCATTGGCTGGATTTGTGGGAATCGCACATTGATCAAGGCTATGATCCACGCGAAGCAGGGAGCGGACTTGCACTCAAGCTCACTAGATCAGCAAGCTTTATTCCAGTTGCTAGATCATTACGATCTTAATGCTCATATACTAACCATTTCTGCTGAATACCAACGGCGTATGCAATTGATGATTACACTGCTACATCAGCAGCGGCTGGGCCAGGTCAACTGGACTGAACCTAAAGGTGGCATGTTCTTATGGTTGGAATTAGCGGAGGAACTTGATACGGAGATGGTGCTAAAACATGCCTTGCAGGAAGGTGTTGCCTTCGTTCCTGGTCATGAATTTTACGTGGGATCACCTCAAAAAAACACATTGCGTCTTAATTTTTCCCATACGAGCGTAGAGGAGATGCCAGCCGGGGTGGAACGGCTTGGACGTGCTATTCACCAATCTCTATCATCCGTTCGCTAG
- a CDS encoding rhodanese-like domain-containing protein: protein MAGMAAEHVYDGTVELLNEWPTDPLQFQIVDVRRPDETAKGMLPHAINIPLDELRTRIAELDPQKPTILYCRSGQRSYFAHQILKGHGFTQVQNMSGGYVVAKYLEQAKVNRVAISVR, encoded by the coding sequence ATGGCTGGTATGGCAGCAGAACATGTATATGATGGGACAGTAGAACTACTTAACGAATGGCCAACGGATCCTTTGCAGTTTCAAATTGTGGACGTGAGAAGACCGGATGAAACGGCCAAAGGGATGTTGCCCCATGCGATCAATATTCCACTCGATGAGTTGCGCACACGAATCGCCGAATTAGATCCTCAAAAGCCAACGATCCTTTATTGTCGATCCGGTCAGCGGAGCTATTTTGCCCATCAAATCCTTAAAGGACATGGCTTTACACAAGTACAAAACATGAGTGGTGGCTATGTCGTGGCTAAATACCTCGAACAGGCAAAAGTAAATCGGGTAGCGATCTCAGTAAGATAA